Proteins from a genomic interval of Streptomyces fodineus:
- a CDS encoding N,N-dimethylformamidase beta subunit family domain-containing protein — protein sequence MAPVHDTTPSDGLGRRRFLTLCAGAGLGTAAACTAAPPHPHATAAPDGRLRPETEQDAPGTADWQLASTGPPDAVAGYTDRVSVTPGEQFGLHVSTTAAAFRVSAFRVGWYGGRQARRIWASGRIPGRAQPAPRLLSATRTVRADWPVTLPVDTAGWPEGAYLLRLEADTGHQRYVPLVVRSTAGAGRTVLLHAPATWQAYNRWGGSSLYNGASGAYATRSLAVSFDRPYDGTGAEKFLVYERALVVLAERLGIPLAYTTGTDVHRDPEVLHGAHAVVCLGHDEYWTPEQRAHVTAARDAGTNIAFLGANTCFRRVRLEAGESADGRTVVCYKTSYRADPCYDSHPALVTTDYRLPPAPDPESSLTGVLYEGYPVDAPYVVRAADHWLYDGTGARSGDAFAHLVGVEYDRITPGAPTPGPLEIIAHSPLVCGGRPSHSDSAYYTAAGGAGVFASGTMRWVEGLVAGTGMLGGDHGMDTRTRTFVTRTTENLLRTFAKGPAARHAPPPRANVSEVYGA from the coding sequence GTGGCTCCGGTACACGACACCACGCCGTCGGACGGCCTCGGCCGTCGGCGATTCCTCACTCTGTGCGCAGGCGCCGGCCTCGGTACGGCCGCCGCGTGCACGGCGGCACCGCCGCATCCGCACGCCACGGCAGCCCCCGACGGGCGGCTGCGGCCCGAGACGGAGCAGGACGCCCCGGGCACCGCCGACTGGCAACTGGCCTCCACCGGCCCGCCGGACGCGGTGGCCGGCTACACGGACCGGGTGAGCGTGACCCCGGGCGAGCAGTTCGGGCTCCATGTGTCCACCACCGCCGCGGCGTTCCGGGTGTCCGCGTTCCGGGTCGGCTGGTACGGCGGCCGGCAGGCCCGCCGGATCTGGGCGTCCGGGCGCATACCCGGCCGCGCCCAGCCGGCCCCGCGGCTGCTGTCCGCCACCCGCACCGTGCGCGCCGACTGGCCGGTCACACTGCCGGTGGACACCGCCGGCTGGCCGGAGGGCGCCTATCTGCTGCGGCTGGAGGCGGACACCGGGCACCAGCGGTACGTTCCGCTGGTCGTCCGCTCCACCGCGGGCGCGGGCCGCACGGTCCTGCTGCACGCCCCCGCCACCTGGCAGGCGTACAACCGCTGGGGCGGCAGCAGTCTCTACAACGGCGCGTCCGGCGCGTACGCCACCCGCTCCCTCGCGGTGAGCTTCGACCGCCCCTACGACGGCACGGGCGCCGAGAAGTTCCTGGTGTACGAGCGAGCGCTGGTGGTGCTCGCCGAGCGCCTCGGCATCCCGCTCGCCTACACCACGGGCACCGACGTCCACCGTGATCCCGAGGTGCTGCACGGCGCGCACGCCGTCGTCTGTCTGGGCCACGACGAGTACTGGACGCCGGAGCAGCGAGCCCATGTGACCGCCGCCCGGGATGCCGGGACGAACATCGCCTTCCTCGGCGCGAACACCTGTTTCCGCCGGGTCCGGCTGGAGGCCGGAGAGTCCGCGGACGGCCGTACGGTGGTCTGCTACAAGACCTCCTACCGCGCCGACCCGTGCTACGACTCGCACCCCGCGCTGGTCACCACCGACTACCGGCTCCCGCCGGCCCCGGATCCCGAGTCCTCCCTGACCGGCGTGCTCTACGAGGGCTATCCGGTCGACGCCCCCTATGTCGTCCGGGCCGCCGATCACTGGCTGTACGACGGCACCGGCGCACGCTCCGGCGACGCCTTCGCCCATCTCGTCGGCGTCGAGTACGACCGGATCACGCCCGGCGCCCCCACCCCGGGACCGCTGGAGATCATCGCGCATTCCCCGCTGGTCTGCGGCGGGCGGCCCAGCCACAGCGACTCGGCGTACTACACGGCCGCCGGCGGCGCGGGCGTGTTCGCGAGCGGCACCATGCGCTGGGTGGAGGGCCTGGTGGCCGGGACGGGCATGCTCGGCGGCGACCATGGCATGGACACCCGCACCCGGACCTTCGTCACCCGCACCACGGAGAACCTGCTGCGGACGTTCGCGAAGGGCCCCGCCGCCCGGCACGCCCCGCCGCCGCGCGCCAACGTGAGCGAGGTGTACGGGGCCTGA
- the katG gene encoding catalase/peroxidase HPI: MTENHDAIVTDAKAEGASGGCPVAHDRALHPTQGGGNRQWWPERLNLKILATNPPATNPLGEEFDYAEAFKSLDLAAVKQDIAEVLTTSQDWWPADFGNYGPLIIRMAWHSAGTYRISDGRGGAGAGQQRFAPLNSWPDNVNLDKARRLLWPVKKKYGQKISWADLMILAGNVALESMGFETFGFGGGRADVWEADEDVYWGPETTWLDDKRYTGDRELENPLGAVQMGLIYVNPEGPNGNPDPLAAARDIRETFRRMAMNDEETVALIAGGHTFGKTHGAGPADAVGLDPEAAGLEEQGLGWKSTFGTGKGADAIGSGLEVTWTNTPTQWSNNFFRILFEYEWELTESPAGAKQWRPKDGAGEGTVPHAHDSSKQIAPGMLTTDLSLRFDPIYEPISRRFYENPEEFADAFARAWYKLTHRDMGPKALYLGPEVPQETLIWQDPLPEREGELIDGADIAALKTKLIDSGLSVSQLVSTAWASASTFRGSDKRGGANGARIRLQPQRGWEVNEPDELAQVLRTLESVQQEFNASAGAKKVSLADLIVLGGVAAVEKAAKEGGFEVEVPFTPGRVDAGQEHTDAESFAALEPTADGFRNYLGKGNRLPAEYLLVDKANLLKLSAPEMTVLVGGLRVLGANHQQSQLGVLTKTPGVLTNDFFVNLLDMGTAWKSTSEDQTTFEGRDAVTGELKWAGSRVDLVFGSNSELRALAEVYASDDAKEKFVKDFVAAWDKVMNLDRFDLV, translated from the coding sequence ATGACTGAGAACCACGACGCGATCGTCACAGACGCGAAGGCGGAGGGGGCGAGCGGCGGCTGCCCCGTCGCCCATGACCGGGCCCTGCACCCGACCCAGGGCGGTGGCAACCGCCAGTGGTGGCCGGAGCGGCTCAACCTGAAGATCCTTGCCACGAACCCGCCCGCGACGAACCCGCTGGGTGAGGAGTTCGACTACGCCGAGGCGTTCAAGAGCCTCGACCTCGCGGCCGTGAAGCAGGACATCGCCGAGGTGCTCACCACCTCCCAGGACTGGTGGCCCGCCGACTTCGGCAACTACGGCCCGCTGATCATCCGTATGGCCTGGCACAGCGCGGGCACCTACCGCATCAGCGACGGCCGCGGCGGCGCCGGCGCCGGCCAGCAGCGCTTCGCCCCGCTGAACAGCTGGCCCGACAACGTCAACCTGGACAAGGCCCGCCGCCTGCTGTGGCCGGTGAAGAAGAAGTACGGCCAGAAGATCTCCTGGGCCGACCTGATGATCCTCGCCGGCAACGTGGCCCTGGAGTCCATGGGCTTCGAGACCTTCGGCTTCGGCGGCGGCCGCGCCGACGTCTGGGAGGCCGACGAGGACGTCTACTGGGGTCCCGAGACCACCTGGCTGGACGACAAGCGCTACACCGGCGACCGCGAGCTGGAGAACCCGCTCGGCGCCGTCCAGATGGGCCTCATCTACGTCAACCCCGAGGGCCCGAACGGCAACCCGGACCCGCTGGCCGCGGCCCGCGACATCCGTGAGACGTTCCGCCGCATGGCGATGAACGACGAGGAGACCGTCGCCCTCATCGCCGGTGGTCACACCTTCGGCAAGACCCACGGCGCCGGCCCCGCCGACGCGGTCGGTCTCGACCCCGAGGCCGCAGGTCTCGAGGAGCAGGGCCTCGGCTGGAAGAGCACCTTCGGCACCGGCAAGGGCGCCGACGCCATCGGCTCCGGCCTCGAGGTCACCTGGACCAACACGCCCACCCAGTGGAGCAACAATTTCTTCCGGATCCTGTTCGAATACGAGTGGGAGCTGACCGAGTCCCCGGCCGGCGCCAAGCAGTGGCGGCCGAAGGACGGCGCCGGTGAGGGCACCGTCCCGCACGCCCACGACTCCTCGAAGCAGATCGCCCCGGGCATGCTCACGACCGACCTGTCGCTGCGCTTCGACCCGATCTACGAGCCGATCTCCCGGCGCTTCTACGAGAACCCGGAGGAATTCGCGGACGCCTTCGCCCGCGCCTGGTACAAGCTCACCCACCGTGACATGGGCCCGAAGGCGCTGTACCTCGGCCCGGAGGTCCCGCAGGAGACCCTGATCTGGCAGGACCCGCTGCCGGAGCGCGAGGGCGAGCTGATCGACGGCGCGGACATCGCGGCCCTGAAGACGAAGCTGATCGACTCGGGCCTCTCCGTGTCCCAGCTGGTCTCCACCGCCTGGGCGTCCGCCTCCACCTTCCGCGGCAGCGACAAGCGCGGCGGGGCCAACGGCGCCCGTATCCGCCTGCAGCCGCAGCGCGGCTGGGAGGTCAACGAGCCCGACGAGCTGGCCCAGGTGCTGCGCACCCTCGAGAGCGTGCAGCAGGAGTTCAACGCCTCCGCCGGCGCCAAGAAGGTCTCGCTGGCCGACCTCATCGTCCTCGGCGGTGTCGCCGCCGTCGAGAAGGCCGCCAAGGAAGGCGGCTTCGAGGTCGAGGTGCCCTTCACCCCGGGCCGTGTGGACGCCGGCCAGGAGCACACCGACGCCGAGTCCTTCGCGGCGCTGGAGCCGACCGCGGACGGCTTCCGCAACTACCTCGGCAAGGGCAACCGCCTGCCGGCCGAGTACCTGCTGGTCGACAAGGCCAACCTGCTGAAGCTGAGCGCCCCCGAGATGACGGTGCTCGTCGGCGGCCTGCGCGTCCTCGGCGCCAACCACCAGCAGTCCCAGCTCGGCGTCCTCACCAAGACGCCCGGCGTCCTCACCAACGACTTCTTCGTCAACCTGCTCGACATGGGCACCGCGTGGAAGTCGACCTCCGAGGACCAGACCACGTTCGAGGGCCGTGACGCCGTCACGGGCGAGCTGAAGTGGGCCGGCAGCCGCGTCGACCTCGTCTTCGGCTCCAACTCCGAGCTGCGCGCCCTCGCCGAGGTCTACGCCAGCGACGACGCGAAGGAGAAGTTCGTCAAGGACTTCGTCGCCGCGTGGGACAAGGTCATGAACCTGGACCGGTTCGACCTGGTCTGA
- a CDS encoding VOC family protein, whose protein sequence is MSVELNHTIVHARDNRESAEFLTELLGLEITAEWGPFVAVALSNGVTLDFATLPEDRITPQHYAFLVSEEEFDAAYTRIVERGIEHYADPHRQQPNAINHNDGGRGVYFMDPAGHAMELITVPYGGRPA, encoded by the coding sequence GTGTCCGTCGAGTTGAACCACACCATCGTCCACGCCCGGGACAACCGGGAGTCCGCCGAGTTCCTCACCGAACTGCTCGGTCTCGAGATCACCGCGGAATGGGGTCCGTTCGTCGCGGTCGCCCTCAGCAACGGAGTCACCCTGGACTTCGCCACCCTCCCCGAGGACCGGATCACGCCCCAGCACTACGCGTTCCTGGTCTCCGAGGAGGAGTTCGACGCCGCGTACACGCGGATCGTCGAGCGCGGCATCGAGCACTACGCCGACCCGCACCGGCAACAGCCGAACGCGATCAACCACAACGACGGCGGCCGCGGCGTGTACTTCATGGATCCGGCGGGCCACGCCATGGAGCTGATCACCGTTCCCTACGGCGGCCGGCCTGCGTAA
- a CDS encoding serine hydrolase → MRAAPVYVGDGGALLAVAEAIATDWAALGVRGSFLARNLDTGDQLGFDADELMPLASVAKVPLALVVLDRIAAGDLDPARPVTIDPASSSVGPTGLAAFRYPATVAVGDLLVQMLSVSDNAAADSLLDLVPVADVDARLRAWGCGEIRMRHRMNHMYECAAGAAGNDFSLALELALRDERADRHTIETLDPAYANAGSAAALVELLRRVWCDEVAVPAATAELRRLMGLQVFTHRLASELRADSLRWSGKTGSFLHVRHEIGVVEAESGDRVAIAALTRADRCAGLAPDVDLAIGVAGREAFEALRT, encoded by the coding sequence ATGAGGGCGGCACCGGTGTACGTCGGGGACGGCGGCGCCCTGCTGGCCGTCGCCGAGGCGATCGCCACCGACTGGGCAGCCCTCGGTGTGCGCGGCTCCTTCCTGGCCCGGAACCTCGACACCGGCGACCAACTCGGTTTTGACGCCGATGAGTTGATGCCACTCGCGTCGGTGGCCAAGGTTCCGCTCGCCCTCGTCGTACTGGACCGGATCGCGGCCGGTGACCTCGATCCGGCGCGGCCGGTGACCATCGACCCGGCGAGCAGCAGCGTCGGTCCCACCGGACTCGCGGCGTTCCGGTACCCGGCGACCGTGGCCGTCGGCGATCTGCTTGTGCAGATGCTGTCGGTGAGCGACAACGCCGCGGCGGACAGCCTGCTCGATCTGGTGCCGGTGGCGGACGTGGACGCGCGGCTGCGCGCCTGGGGGTGCGGGGAGATCCGGATGCGGCACCGGATGAACCACATGTACGAGTGTGCCGCCGGTGCCGCCGGCAACGACTTCTCCCTCGCGCTGGAACTGGCCCTCCGGGACGAGCGGGCGGACCGGCACACCATCGAGACGCTGGATCCGGCGTACGCCAACGCCGGCTCGGCCGCGGCGCTCGTCGAACTGCTGCGGCGGGTGTGGTGCGACGAGGTCGCCGTGCCCGCTGCGACGGCGGAGCTGCGGCGGCTGATGGGGCTGCAGGTCTTCACGCATCGGCTGGCGAGCGAACTGCGGGCCGACTCGCTGCGGTGGAGCGGGAAGACGGGGTCGTTCCTGCATGTGCGGCACGAGATCGGTGTGGTCGAGGCGGAGTCCGGGGACCGGGTGGCGATCGCCGCGTTGACCCGTGCGGACCGCTGCGCGGGGCTTGCGCCGGATGTCGACCTCGCGATCGGGGTTGCGGGGCGGGAGGCGTTCGAAGCGCTGCGGACGTGA
- a CDS encoding Fur family transcriptional regulator: MTASPTPTTAEELRGAGLRVTAARVALLETVRAGSHLGVEAIASGVRDRVGHISLQAVYEALHALTAAGLVRRIEPAGHPARYEGRVGDNHHHIVCRSCGAVADVDCAVGDAPCLTASDDRGFAIDEAEVVYWGMCPDCSTGRSS, encoded by the coding sequence ATGACCGCCTCCCCGACCCCGACCACCGCCGAGGAGCTCCGCGGTGCCGGCCTGCGCGTGACGGCAGCCCGCGTCGCGCTGCTGGAGACCGTCCGGGCGGGTAGCCACCTCGGCGTCGAGGCGATCGCCTCCGGGGTGCGCGACCGCGTAGGCCACATCTCGCTGCAAGCCGTCTACGAGGCCCTTCACGCCCTCACCGCGGCGGGTCTCGTCCGCCGTATCGAACCGGCCGGTCACCCGGCCCGGTATGAGGGGCGCGTGGGGGACAACCACCACCACATCGTGTGCCGGTCGTGCGGTGCCGTCGCCGACGTCGACTGCGCGGTCGGCGACGCGCCCTGCCTGACCGCCTCCGACGACCGGGGCTTCGCCATCGACGAGGCCGAGGTCGTCTACTGGGGTATGTGCCCCGACTGTTCCACCGGCCGCAGTTCCTGA
- a CDS encoding helix-turn-helix transcriptional regulator yields the protein MSRTNALGEYLRARRELTDPADAGLPVVGVRRTPGLRREEVATLAGISADYYLRLEQGRDRNPSPQVLEALARVFRLDATATAHLQSLTTARPAARRRPRREVVPAGIRQLLDVINLPAFVESRMFEVLAANRLAATVSPSIRPGVNRLRSIFLDPDEQDLYPDWEQTAGGLVAAFRASVGSDVDDPRIVQLVGELSLASEPFRRLWARHDVAPLAGGSMRLRHPQVGMLELRREKLPLSDSGGQILAIYHAEPGSETARLLESLRTAAATGVSHTSAAGTGPEFDGRSAADGPQRP from the coding sequence ATGAGCAGGACGAATGCGCTCGGGGAATACCTTCGGGCCCGTCGTGAGCTGACCGACCCGGCGGATGCGGGGCTGCCGGTCGTGGGGGTACGCCGTACCCCCGGGCTGCGCCGTGAGGAGGTCGCCACCCTGGCCGGGATCAGCGCCGACTACTACCTCCGCCTGGAGCAGGGCCGCGACCGCAACCCGTCGCCGCAGGTGCTGGAGGCCCTGGCACGGGTGTTCCGGCTGGACGCGACCGCCACCGCCCACCTGCAGAGCCTGACCACCGCCCGCCCGGCCGCACGCCGGCGACCGCGCCGGGAGGTGGTGCCGGCCGGGATCCGGCAGCTGCTCGACGTGATCAACCTGCCGGCGTTCGTGGAGAGCCGGATGTTCGAGGTGCTCGCCGCGAACCGCCTCGCCGCCACCGTGTCGCCCAGCATCCGGCCAGGCGTCAACCGCCTCCGCTCGATCTTCCTCGACCCCGACGAGCAGGACCTCTACCCCGACTGGGAGCAGACGGCCGGCGGCCTGGTCGCCGCGTTCCGCGCCTCCGTGGGCAGCGATGTCGACGACCCACGGATCGTCCAGCTGGTGGGCGAGCTGTCGCTGGCCAGCGAACCGTTCCGGCGGCTGTGGGCCCGGCACGACGTCGCCCCGCTGGCCGGAGGCTCGATGCGGCTGCGCCATCCGCAGGTCGGCATGCTCGAACTGCGCCGGGAGAAACTGCCGCTCAGCGACTCCGGCGGTCAGATCCTGGCGATCTATCACGCCGAGCCGGGCTCGGAGACGGCCCGCCTGCTGGAGTCCCTGCGTACGGCGGCGGCCACCGGGGTCTCCCACACGTCTGCGGCCGGCACCGGACCGGAGTTCGACGGTCGGTCCGCCGCGGACGGGCCGCAACGTCCATAG
- the bla gene encoding class A beta-lactamase has protein sequence MTSHDRAGVTPAAMARRGLLKAGLALTTAAMAATAVTAPAASAAPDAGQRAVEAELAELERRHGARLGVYARNVRTGRTVSHRAGERFAMCSTFKAFAAAAVLRDHGGCAPLDKVVHYPPHDILSNSQHTAEHVDTGMTVADLCAVAIQFSDNAAGNLLLREIGGPAGLTRFFRSLGDRVSRLDRWETDLGSAIPGDLRDTTTPQALGGSFERLTLGRALAGADRERLVTWLKGNTTSAARFRDGLPRDWVLADKTGTGDYGTANDIGVAWTTRNTPVLLTVLSTKSAQHAPADDALVAEAARIVAPVLAPGE, from the coding sequence ATGACCAGCCACGACCGCGCCGGCGTCACCCCCGCCGCCATGGCCCGACGGGGCCTGCTCAAAGCGGGCCTCGCCCTCACCACCGCGGCCATGGCGGCCACCGCCGTCACCGCACCCGCCGCATCGGCGGCACCGGACGCCGGACAGCGGGCCGTCGAAGCGGAGTTGGCCGAGCTGGAGCGGCGGCACGGCGCCCGGCTCGGCGTCTACGCACGCAACGTCCGCACCGGACGCACCGTGTCCCACCGGGCGGGGGAGCGGTTCGCGATGTGTTCGACGTTCAAGGCGTTCGCCGCTGCGGCGGTCCTGCGCGACCACGGCGGTTGCGCACCGCTGGACAAGGTCGTCCACTACCCGCCCCACGACATCCTGTCCAACTCGCAGCACACCGCGGAACACGTGGACACCGGCATGACGGTCGCGGACCTGTGTGCGGTGGCGATCCAGTTCAGCGACAACGCGGCGGGCAATCTGCTGCTGCGGGAGATCGGCGGACCCGCCGGACTCACCCGCTTCTTCCGCTCGCTCGGCGACCGGGTGAGCCGGCTCGACCGGTGGGAGACGGACCTGGGCAGCGCGATCCCCGGCGATCTGCGCGACACCACCACCCCGCAGGCCCTCGGCGGCAGCTTCGAGCGGCTCACCCTGGGCCGGGCGCTCGCCGGCGCCGACCGGGAACGGCTCGTCACCTGGCTGAAAGGCAACACCACCAGCGCCGCCCGGTTCCGCGACGGGCTGCCGCGCGACTGGGTGCTGGCCGACAAGACGGGCACCGGTGACTACGGCACCGCCAACGACATCGGCGTGGCCTGGACGACCCGGAACACACCGGTCCTGCTGACCGTGCTGTCGACCAAGAGCGCCCAGCACGCACCGGCGGACGACGCGCTCGTCGCGGAGGCGGCCCGCATCGTGGCCCCCGTCCTCGCGCCGGGCGAGTAG
- a CDS encoding LysR family transcriptional regulator, whose amino-acid sequence MDLLAHLEAYVATADDASFSRAAERLGIAQPLLSRRIKTLEEHFGGSLFDRSRRQITTTELGVLLLPYARDVLDRAQRLRQVAGAAGRARTRAVGVPAHCGPAALARAIRAGAEHGITLGVRELPPAERVSGLTDGSLAYALVRVLPERGAFRVPLGVASAPEPDAADGERIAADGGTRRAVHLEDLRPRRGRGAERRAALPVLTLPEDQVPSCADRLERAVARAGLPPGRFRPAGPAATALAETLAGRALLLCAEPFARQHGARWAPLADRSLHRGYDISAATDRAGAARVPDWLVPLLASAAGAAAHGTGTPARGTGAEEVRARLAARA is encoded by the coding sequence ATGGATCTCCTGGCGCACCTCGAGGCGTATGTCGCCACGGCCGACGACGCGAGCTTCTCCCGGGCGGCCGAGCGGCTCGGCATCGCCCAGCCGTTGCTCAGCCGCCGTATCAAGACACTGGAGGAGCACTTCGGCGGCTCGTTGTTCGACCGTTCGCGACGGCAGATCACGACCACGGAGCTGGGCGTCCTGCTGCTCCCGTACGCCCGGGACGTGCTGGACCGTGCCCAGCGGCTGCGGCAGGTCGCGGGTGCGGCCGGGCGGGCGCGGACGCGAGCCGTCGGGGTGCCCGCGCACTGCGGCCCGGCTGCGCTGGCACGCGCGATCCGCGCCGGAGCCGAGCACGGGATCACCCTCGGTGTGCGCGAACTGCCGCCTGCGGAACGGGTTTCCGGGCTCACCGACGGCTCGCTCGCCTACGCCCTGGTGCGGGTGCTTCCGGAGCGGGGCGCATTCCGGGTGCCGCTGGGTGTGGCGTCCGCGCCGGAGCCGGATGCGGCGGATGGCGAGCGGATCGCGGCGGACGGCGGCACGCGGCGCGCGGTCCACCTGGAGGACCTACGGCCCCGGCGTGGCCGTGGCGCCGAACGCCGCGCCGCGCTGCCGGTGTTGACCCTGCCGGAGGATCAGGTGCCGTCCTGCGCGGACCGTCTGGAGCGCGCCGTGGCCCGGGCCGGGCTGCCCCCGGGGCGGTTCCGGCCGGCCGGGCCCGCGGCCACCGCGCTCGCCGAGACGCTGGCCGGGCGGGCGCTGCTGTTGTGCGCCGAGCCGTTCGCCCGGCAGCACGGCGCACGGTGGGCGCCGCTGGCCGACCGGTCACTGCACCGGGGGTACGACATCAGCGCCGCTACGGACCGGGCCGGCGCGGCGCGGGTGCCGGACTGGCTGGTCCCGCTGCTGGCGTCGGCCGCGGGAGCCGCCGCCCACGGTACGGGCACGCCGGCCCGTGGGACCGGTGCCGAGGAGGTACGGGCGCGGCTGGCGGCACGCGCATGA
- a CDS encoding DUF4232 domain-containing protein — MHQRTTIRLAASATAVIAAAVSLTACTPGDDGAAKTSSPAPVSATPSHTGPATASPTPTAPSATRSSGSGTSTVTGAPVSPASVTSAGTTSACAVSAVKATAQQAANRPDGTGTGAAIIEFTNVSGHRCVLRGHPSVAGAGNGSPEHNKPLKVTPTGTASAVPLAPGGKAWVKLTFVQVQGEADGYCVSGAKPAVYPTLVVGLPGSGAHQVALSDGEFAECDNTVTATAVLAAKPA, encoded by the coding sequence ATGCACCAGCGCACCACCATCCGCCTCGCCGCGTCCGCGACAGCCGTGATCGCCGCCGCGGTGTCGCTTACGGCGTGCACGCCGGGCGACGACGGGGCGGCCAAGACGTCCTCCCCGGCCCCGGTCTCCGCCACCCCCTCCCACACCGGCCCCGCCACCGCGAGCCCCACCCCCACGGCCCCGTCGGCCACGAGATCCTCCGGCAGCGGCACGTCGACCGTCACGGGCGCCCCGGTCTCTCCCGCGTCCGTCACCTCGGCCGGTACGACGTCGGCGTGCGCGGTGTCCGCCGTGAAGGCGACGGCCCAGCAGGCGGCCAACCGCCCGGACGGCACCGGCACGGGTGCGGCGATCATCGAGTTCACCAACGTCTCCGGGCACAGGTGCGTCCTGCGGGGTCACCCGTCGGTGGCCGGAGCGGGCAACGGTTCCCCCGAGCACAACAAGCCGCTGAAGGTGACCCCCACGGGCACCGCGTCGGCCGTACCCCTCGCGCCGGGCGGCAAGGCATGGGTGAAGCTGACCTTCGTCCAGGTCCAGGGCGAGGCCGACGGCTACTGCGTCTCCGGCGCGAAGCCCGCCGTCTACCCGACGCTCGTGGTCGGACTGCCCGGCTCCGGCGCGCACCAAGTCGCCCTGTCCGACGGTGAGTTCGCCGAGTGCGACAACACCGTCACCGCGACCGCGGTCCTGGCGGCGAAGCCTGCCTGA
- a CDS encoding TetR/AcrR family transcriptional regulator, with translation MAATPAGPRARYRAQVREEIKAVALRQLAESGVQGVALNAIAREMGMSGPALYRYFTGRDELLHELVRSAYDDAGEAINAVTPGPGPRTTLLALGRAYHAWALSQPHRYLLIQGPPAPGYTPPADIVARSRYAMGPFVTVFAQGEATEAVQPVIAEMATWLRTDHTAVDWLRARTDLDPADPRARCALGGTILAWSHLHGTVSLEVTGQYTGMGHRAGTLLDVQLGLLADAFRLT, from the coding sequence ATGGCTGCCACGCCGGCGGGGCCGCGCGCCCGCTACCGCGCACAGGTCCGCGAGGAGATCAAGGCGGTCGCCCTGCGGCAACTTGCCGAGAGCGGAGTGCAAGGCGTCGCGCTCAACGCCATCGCCCGGGAGATGGGGATGTCGGGGCCGGCGCTGTACCGCTACTTCACAGGCCGCGACGAGCTGCTCCACGAGCTGGTCCGCTCCGCGTACGACGACGCGGGCGAGGCGATCAACGCGGTGACCCCGGGTCCCGGGCCGCGCACCACCCTGCTCGCCCTCGGCCGTGCCTACCACGCCTGGGCCCTGTCACAGCCGCACCGCTACCTGCTCATCCAGGGGCCGCCCGCCCCCGGCTACACGCCCCCGGCCGACATCGTCGCGCGCTCGCGGTATGCCATGGGGCCCTTCGTCACCGTCTTCGCCCAGGGCGAGGCGACCGAGGCCGTCCAGCCGGTCATCGCCGAGATGGCGACCTGGCTGCGTACCGATCACACCGCCGTCGACTGGCTGCGCGCCCGGACCGACCTGGACCCCGCGGACCCACGGGCACGCTGCGCCCTGGGCGGCACCATCCTCGCCTGGTCACACCTCCACGGCACCGTCAGCCTCGAAGTCACCGGCCAGTACACGGGCATGGGCCACCGGGCCGGGACGCTCCTCGACGTCCAACTCGGCTTGCTCGCGGACGCGTTTCGGCTCACCTGA